From Caminibacter mediatlanticus TB-2, the proteins below share one genomic window:
- a CDS encoding ABC transporter ATP-binding protein codes for MLKVDKVTKKFGGVIAIKDVSFSVKPLEIFGLIGPNGAGKTTLFNIITGVLKPTSGHVYFKDEEITGLSPVDIVQRGIARTFQNIRLFGSMSVLENILIGFHNHYKYNFFEAMFRFPRFFKEEKVYKEKAYEILEFLNIADYAHSPATALSYGNQRKVEIARALATEPDLLLLDEPAAGMNPKETEELAETVFRLRSEKEKTILFIEHDMKFVQKIADRVLVLDYGKTIFEGKPADMMKDEKVIKAYLGDIDVES; via the coding sequence ATGTTAAAAGTAGATAAGGTAACTAAAAAATTTGGAGGAGTTATTGCAATTAAGGATGTTAGTTTTAGTGTAAAGCCTCTTGAAATATTTGGACTTATTGGACCAAATGGTGCAGGTAAAACAACACTTTTTAATATAATTACAGGAGTATTAAAACCAACAAGTGGACATGTATATTTTAAAGATGAAGAAATTACTGGTCTATCTCCTGTTGATATTGTACAAAGAGGTATTGCAAGGACTTTTCAAAATATTAGGCTTTTTGGAAGTATGAGTGTTTTAGAAAATATCTTAATTGGTTTTCACAATCATTATAAATATAATTTTTTTGAGGCAATGTTTAGATTTCCAAGATTTTTTAAGGAAGAAAAGGTCTATAAAGAAAAAGCATATGAAATTTTAGAATTTTTAAATATTGCAGATTATGCTCATTCTCCTGCAACTGCTTTGAGTTATGGAAATCAAAGAAAAGTAGAAATAGCAAGGGCCTTAGCTACTGAACCAGATTTGTTGTTGCTTGATGAACCTGCTGCTGGTATGAACCCAAAAGAGACTGAAGAACTTGCAGAGACAGTATTTAGATTGAGAAGTGAAAAAGAAAAAACAATTCTTTTTATTGAACATGATATGAAATTTGTGCAAAAAATTGCAGATAGAGTATTAGTATTAGATTATGGAAAAACAATTTTTGAAGGCAAACCTGCTGATATGATGAAAGATGAAAAGGTTATTAAAGCGTATTTAGGAGATATCGATGTTGAAAGTTAA
- a CDS encoding ABC transporter ATP-binding protein: MLKVKDLKVKYGVIEAVRGIDFHVKASEIVTIIGANGAGKTSTLNAIFNLVKKEGYVEFVEADISKIPTHLIVKRGITLVPEGRKIFINLTVEENLRIGAYLNDENYERLRDEMYSLFPRLKEKRNNYGGSLSGGEQQMLAIARALMSEPKMLVLDEPSLGLAPKIVKEVFEILIRLNKENDMTILLVEQNAAAALKIANRGYVMENGKIVLEDEAKALLAFDEIKKKYLGG; the protein is encoded by the coding sequence ATGTTGAAAGTTAAAGATTTAAAAGTTAAATATGGTGTTATTGAGGCTGTAAGAGGAATTGATTTTCATGTAAAAGCAAGTGAAATAGTAACTATTATAGGTGCTAATGGAGCAGGTAAAACTTCAACATTAAATGCAATTTTTAACTTAGTAAAAAAAGAAGGATATGTAGAGTTTGTAGAAGCAGATATTTCAAAAATACCTACACATTTAATAGTAAAAAGAGGTATTACTCTTGTGCCTGAGGGAAGAAAAATTTTTATAAATTTAACAGTCGAAGAAAATTTAAGAATAGGTGCATATTTAAATGATGAAAATTATGAAAGATTAAGAGATGAGATGTATTCTCTTTTTCCTCGTCTTAAAGAAAAAAGAAATAATTATGGTGGTAGTTTAAGTGGAGGCGAACAACAAATGCTTGCAATTGCAAGGGCTTTAATGAGTGAACCTAAGATGCTTGTGCTTGATGAACCATCTCTTGGGCTTGCTCCAAAAATTGTAAAAGAGGTATTTGAAATTTTAATTAGATTAAATAAAGAAAATGATATGACAATTTTACTTGTTGAACAAAATGCAGCAGCTGCCTTAAAAATTGCTAATAGAGGTTATGTAATGGAGAATGGAAAAATTGTATTAGAAGATGAAGCAAAAGCTTTACTTGCTTTTGATGAAATTAAGAAAAAATATCTTGGAGGTTAA
- a CDS encoding 3'-5' exonuclease: MKIIILDTETTGNKQEDRICQLSYLVLNEDLEIEEIHNELVKPPIPISYEAMAVHHITNEMVEDKPQIKFTNSYKRLKELNSPENIIVIHNSEFDLEMLRKEGFNPFFKLIDTFRVLKHILPNGKFGLQYNRYALGLYKKEKDICKKYNITINAHDALGDVVVLYLLFEYILKNHNLTYEELIKLTQKPILYDKFYQGKYKFEKIVDVIVKDPDYIEYMLSLEDLDKDLKHSIKTHLENLDIPIEFRFNIGKYKGMLIEDVAEIDMQYLSWAYHNMKMGKWMREKIGKILNKV; the protein is encoded by the coding sequence ATGAAAATTATAATACTTGATACAGAAACAACAGGAAATAAACAAGAAGATAGAATTTGCCAATTAAGTTATTTAGTATTAAATGAAGATTTAGAAATTGAAGAAATTCATAACGAACTTGTAAAACCTCCTATTCCTATAAGTTATGAAGCTATGGCAGTACATCATATTACTAATGAAATGGTAGAAGATAAACCTCAAATAAAATTTACTAACTCTTATAAAAGATTAAAAGAGTTAAATTCACCGGAAAATATTATAGTTATTCATAATTCAGAATTTGATTTAGAGATGTTAAGAAAAGAAGGATTTAATCCTTTTTTTAAGCTAATTGATACTTTTAGAGTATTAAAACATATTTTACCAAATGGCAAATTTGGTCTACAATATAATAGATATGCATTAGGACTTTATAAAAAAGAAAAAGATATTTGTAAAAAATATAATATTACAATTAACGCACACGATGCATTAGGAGATGTTGTTGTTTTATATTTACTTTTTGAGTATATTCTAAAAAATCATAATTTAACCTATGAAGAGTTAATTAAACTTACTCAAAAACCAATTCTTTATGATAAATTCTACCAAGGTAAATATAAATTTGAAAAAATTGTAGATGTGATTGTAAAAGACCCAGACTATATAGAATATATGCTAAGTCTTGAAGACTTAGATAAAGATTTAAAACACTCAATAAAAACTCATCTTGAAAATTTAGATATTCCAATAGAGTTTAGGTTTAATATAGGTAAATATAAAGGAATGCTTATTGAAGATGTAGCAGAAATTGATATGCAGTATCTATCTTGGGCATATCATAATATGAAAATGGGAAAATGGATGAGAGAAAAAATTGGAAAAATACTTAATAAAGTTTAA
- a CDS encoding Fis family transcriptional regulator, protein MFIAKSEYMQKIKNIADKIKTLKLNVYIWGDVGVGKTFLAKYIAPDGIINPNKDILKPVIIEDFDKKLQIVNGEFIIATGSKLLNKDIIDRYFTIDIELKPLKERKEEINDFISLFTKEASEILKINKKIKIKNPDISENLNSLKRQVYKKMLLSSKNEIFDALKEILKEEHLTYDEEIKTFEKVLFSAMKEIYKSKLKISEKLKMNRVTLTKKMKELNV, encoded by the coding sequence ATGTTTATAGCTAAATCTGAATATATGCAAAAAATTAAAAATATTGCTGATAAAATTAAAACTTTAAAACTAAATGTATATATTTGGGGAGATGTAGGAGTTGGAAAAACATTTCTCGCTAAATATATAGCACCTGATGGAATAATAAATCCAAATAAAGATATACTTAAACCTGTAATAATAGAAGATTTTGATAAAAAATTACAAATAGTTAACGGAGAATTTATAATTGCCACAGGTTCTAAACTTTTAAATAAAGATATTATAGATAGATATTTTACAATAGATATTGAATTAAAACCTTTAAAAGAGAGAAAAGAAGAAATTAATGATTTTATTTCTCTTTTTACAAAAGAAGCAAGTGAAATTTTAAAAATAAATAAAAAAATAAAAATAAAAAATCCAGATATTAGTGAAAATTTAAATTCTCTAAAAAGACAAGTATATAAAAAAATGCTTTTATCTTCTAAAAATGAAATTTTTGATGCTTTAAAAGAGATATTAAAAGAAGAACACTTAACTTATGATGAAGAAATAAAAACTTTTGAAAAGGTATTATTTAGTGCTATGAAAGAGATTTATAAATCAAAACTAAAAATTTCAGAAAAACTTAAAATGAATAGAGTAACACTAACAAAAAAAATGAAAGAATTAAATGTTTAA
- a CDS encoding ammonium transporter: MLFRILSILGLASLAFAGDAPKLDTGNTAWMMVATAFVMLMTPAGLALFYAGMTRAKNTLNTYMMVFSAYALATVVWVFWAYSLTFGDDIAGVIGNLKHAFLSGISYSDLESSGYPSYVFVAFQGTFAAITVAIASGSIIERTKFSTWLLFVILWVTFVYAPVAHMVWGGGFLYNAGALDFAGGTVVHMNGGLAGLVAALMIGKRKGYPKTQMMPSSVVLTALGAALLWFGWFGFNAGSEFAADEVAGSAFLMTNFAAAAATVTWIILDYLKFGKPTLLGAASGAVAGLVAITPAAGFVDIVGALIIGIGGSVTAFFGVTVLKKVFKYDDSLDAFGVHFIAGLWGAIATGIFALKDLAWDGSPLKDHGDRLGQIWVQVESVIVTIVFVAIMTAIVLKIASILTGGARVDEEAEVEGLDSSEHGEKGFNL, translated from the coding sequence ATGCTGTTTAGAATATTATCTATTCTTGGACTTGCAAGTTTAGCATTTGCAGGAGATGCTCCAAAGCTTGATACAGGTAACACTGCATGGATGATGGTTGCAACAGCTTTTGTTATGCTTATGACTCCAGCTGGACTTGCACTATTTTATGCTGGTATGACAAGAGCTAAAAATACTCTTAATACTTATATGATGGTTTTTTCTGCTTATGCATTAGCAACAGTTGTATGGGTATTTTGGGCATATTCATTAACATTTGGTGATGACATTGCAGGTGTAATTGGTAACTTAAAACATGCATTTTTAAGTGGTATAAGCTATTCTGATTTAGAAAGTAGTGGTTATCCAAGTTATGTATTTGTTGCATTCCAAGGAACATTTGCAGCAATTACAGTAGCAATAGCAAGTGGTAGTATAATTGAAAGGACTAAATTCTCAACTTGGCTTTTATTTGTAATTTTATGGGTTACATTTGTATACGCTCCTGTTGCTCATATGGTATGGGGTGGAGGATTTTTATATAATGCAGGTGCACTTGATTTTGCAGGTGGTACAGTTGTACATATGAATGGTGGTTTAGCAGGACTTGTTGCAGCATTAATGATTGGTAAAAGAAAAGGTTATCCAAAAACTCAAATGATGCCAAGTAGTGTAGTATTAACAGCTCTTGGTGCAGCACTTTTATGGTTTGGATGGTTTGGATTTAACGCAGGTAGTGAATTTGCAGCTGATGAAGTTGCTGGTAGTGCATTTTTAATGACAAACTTTGCAGCAGCAGCAGCAACTGTTACTTGGATTATTTTAGATTACTTAAAATTTGGTAAACCAACACTTCTTGGAGCAGCATCTGGTGCAGTAGCAGGACTTGTTGCAATTACACCAGCAGCAGGATTTGTTGATATAGTTGGTGCATTAATTATTGGTATTGGTGGAAGTGTAACAGCATTCTTTGGTGTAACTGTACTTAAAAAAGTGTTTAAATATGATGATAGTTTAGATGCTTTTGGTGTTCACTTTATTGCAGGACTTTGGGGTGCAATTGCAACTGGTATTTTTGCTCTAAAAGATTTAGCATGGGATGGAAGCCCACTTAAAGATCATGGTGATAGACTTGGTCAAATTTGGGTACAAGTTGAATCAGTTATTGTAACAATAGTATTTGTTGCAATTATGACAGCTATTGTATTAAAAATAGCTTCAATCTTAACAGGTGGTGCAAGAGTTGATGAAGAAGCAGAAGTTGAAGGACTTGATTCATCTGAGCATGGTGAAAAAGGTTTTAATCTTTAA
- a CDS encoding P-II family nitrogen regulator produces MKKIEAIIKPFKLDEVKEALVEADITGITVTEVKGHGRQHGHTELYRGAEYVVDFLPKVKLEIFVNDEFVEKTVEIILTHAKTGKIGDGKIFILPVEEAIRIRTGERGSDAV; encoded by the coding sequence ATGAAAAAAATTGAAGCAATCATTAAGCCTTTTAAACTTGATGAAGTTAAAGAGGCTTTAGTTGAAGCTGATATTACAGGTATTACTGTTACAGAAGTAAAAGGTCATGGTAGACAACACGGACACACTGAATTATACAGAGGTGCTGAGTATGTAGTTGATTTCTTACCAAAAGTGAAACTTGAAATTTTTGTAAATGATGAATTTGTTGAAAAAACAGTTGAAATTATTCTAACTCATGCAAAAACTGGGAAAATTGGAGATGGTAAAATCTTTATTTTACCAGTTGAAGAAGCTATAAGAATAAGAACTGGTGAAAGGGGAAGCGATGCTGTTTAG
- a CDS encoding ferredoxin-thioredoxin reductase catalytic domain-containing protein translates to MLKPKRTDVDPMSEEFKKQEEKTKKFVEKVVNQFGWCITPNKEVYDAIVLGLTRNKLMYGKMYCPCFIPMGDKDDRICPCKPAIEREVEEGCCHCGIFCNPNKCEEIKKELNENS, encoded by the coding sequence ATGTTAAAACCAAAAAGAACAGATGTAGACCCAATGAGTGAAGAGTTTAAAAAACAAGAAGAAAAAACTAAAAAATTTGTAGAAAAAGTAGTAAATCAATTTGGATGGTGCATAACGCCAAATAAAGAAGTTTATGATGCGATAGTTTTAGGTCTTACAAGAAATAAGTTAATGTATGGAAAAATGTATTGTCCATGTTTTATTCCAATGGGAGATAAAGATGATAGAATTTGTCCTTGTAAACCTGCAATTGAGAGAGAGGTAGAAGAAGGATGTTGTCATTGTGGAATCTTTTGTAATCCAAATAAATGTGAAGAGATAAAAAAGGAACTAAATGAAAACAGTTGA
- a CDS encoding ferredoxin-thioredoxin reductase catalytic domain-containing protein, with amino-acid sequence MKTVDINSPEFQQEFLKTEKFAHRVINQFNWKFNPNEEIVERVLKGLTNNKILYGKRFCPCFPVEKRNGKYVSSDDRICPCPQAIEKEIPEDGVCHCGIFCNEEYVKNELNKENKKEEIHIEGLSVGEIEEILQKDQILGRELEILLQARQKGLVSFKLIDIREPFENQMMRIKGTDKLLPISKVQFDLDEWMKLKNERIIIYCHVGSRSAYLQRALKEQLGFDKVGNLTYGIADYFGEIERG; translated from the coding sequence ATGAAAACAGTTGATATAAACTCACCTGAATTTCAACAAGAATTTTTGAAAACAGAAAAATTTGCACATAGAGTAATTAATCAATTTAATTGGAAGTTTAATCCTAATGAAGAGATAGTTGAGAGAGTTTTAAAAGGACTTACTAATAATAAAATTTTATATGGAAAGAGGTTTTGTCCTTGTTTTCCTGTTGAAAAGAGGAATGGTAAGTATGTAAGTAGTGATGATAGAATTTGTCCTTGTCCTCAGGCTATTGAGAAAGAAATTCCAGAAGATGGAGTATGTCATTGTGGAATTTTTTGCAATGAAGAGTATGTAAAAAACGAATTAAATAAAGAAAATAAAAAAGAAGAAATTCATATAGAAGGTTTAAGTGTTGGAGAAATTGAAGAAATTTTACAAAAAGACCAAATTTTAGGCCGTGAACTTGAAATATTACTTCAAGCTCGTCAAAAAGGTTTAGTAAGTTTTAAACTTATTGATATTAGAGAGCCATTTGAAAATCAAATGATGAGAATTAAGGGGACTGATAAACTACTTCCAATTAGCAAAGTTCAATTTGATTTAGATGAGTGGATGAAATTAAAAAATGAAAGAATAATAATTTATTGTCATGTTGGAAGTAGAAGTGCTTATTTACAAAGAGCTTTAAAAGAACAACTTGGATTTGATAAAGTTGGAAATTTAACATATGGAATTGCTGATTATTTTGGAGAAATTGAGAGAGGATGA
- the ciaB gene encoding invasion protein CiaB — protein sequence MFLEKAYKIVRKRDEKINSYFKKLPEELQSLFEAILKELGLEVNEENMLALKKRFLHLREDSIMNLLKQGNFSKEDIFEIQNDLYILTRNFWIKEHEKLINELAPFVGPFYAEILRGVHKIGIAFSKWQPHWNKHIIQTINEELSLEFAGDEAKIMAFLMDNNLLDKVDNKISERCYSVLVKGEEGFVAKTYVEVFEEEVNEAVRSIDELILNLEKLEDEYKIEWILYFNAIKTALLEKSRSEAIKKWSNVDKIWMDIKSPIQVGHPLEYYEDKYRKAVALELDVRIKNPNLKSKVKENIIKMYKKYCKDERLLNNGLSHIEKTQLYISLPATFYGAELNGLFSAQVVPNDEYVSLEKGKKIFAFVDKVYEDIKARPKMALSYEILGKEFMDNFYKDLEDKEKFIKVYDITTIGHEFGHILWVDSDSEIVMNKSGMFKNIEEFKATTGGLMAFFESEDENLIEAILDDTIKRAVSLIAWMEVDEVLPYYIEGLIHLTGLFESGTINFNGTNLEYNYNNYEKLKEWYKKTYLKLADIYLKKEDAKKFLDEFIYKDKNYYPLNKNADFFVRYYYKRYKEIGNKIYGEKNES from the coding sequence ATGTTTTTAGAAAAAGCATATAAGATAGTAAGAAAAAGAGATGAAAAAATTAATAGTTATTTTAAAAAGTTACCTGAGGAGCTTCAAAGTTTATTTGAAGCTATTTTAAAAGAGTTAGGACTTGAAGTTAATGAAGAGAATATGTTAGCCTTAAAAAAAAGGTTTTTGCATTTAAGAGAAGATTCTATTATGAATCTCTTAAAACAGGGGAATTTTTCAAAAGAAGATATTTTTGAAATTCAAAATGATTTATATATTTTAACTCGTAATTTTTGGATAAAAGAACACGAAAAATTAATTAATGAATTAGCACCATTTGTTGGGCCTTTTTATGCTGAGATACTTAGAGGCGTTCATAAAATAGGAATTGCTTTTTCAAAATGGCAACCCCATTGGAATAAACATATTATTCAAACAATAAATGAAGAATTATCACTTGAATTTGCAGGAGATGAAGCAAAAATTATGGCATTTTTAATGGATAATAATTTACTTGATAAAGTAGATAATAAAATTTCTGAGAGATGTTATTCAGTTTTAGTAAAAGGTGAAGAGGGGTTTGTTGCAAAAACTTATGTGGAAGTTTTTGAAGAAGAGGTAAATGAAGCTGTTAGGTCAATTGATGAGCTTATATTAAATTTAGAAAAGTTAGAAGATGAATATAAAATAGAGTGGATTTTATATTTTAATGCGATAAAAACAGCTTTGCTTGAAAAATCAAGAAGTGAAGCAATTAAGAAATGGTCTAATGTAGATAAAATATGGATGGATATAAAATCTCCTATTCAAGTAGGACATCCTCTTGAATATTATGAAGATAAATATCGAAAAGCAGTAGCGCTTGAGCTGGATGTTAGAATTAAAAATCCAAATTTAAAAAGTAAAGTAAAAGAAAATATTATAAAAATGTATAAAAAATATTGCAAAGATGAAAGACTTTTAAATAATGGTTTATCACATATAGAAAAGACACAACTTTATATATCTTTACCTGCTACATTTTATGGTGCCGAATTAAATGGGCTTTTTTCGGCCCAAGTAGTCCCAAATGATGAGTACGTTAGTTTAGAAAAGGGTAAAAAAATATTTGCTTTTGTAGATAAAGTTTATGAAGATATAAAAGCAAGACCAAAGATGGCGTTAAGTTATGAAATTTTAGGAAAAGAGTTTATGGATAATTTTTATAAAGATTTAGAAGATAAAGAAAAATTTATAAAAGTATATGATATTACTACAATTGGGCATGAGTTTGGACATATTTTATGGGTTGATAGTGATAGTGAAATTGTTATGAATAAAAGTGGAATGTTTAAAAATATTGAAGAATTTAAAGCAACAACAGGTGGACTAATGGCATTTTTTGAGAGTGAAGATGAAAATTTAATTGAGGCAATCCTTGATGATACTATTAAAAGGGCTGTTAGTCTTATTGCTTGGATGGAAGTAGATGAGGTATTGCCTTATTATATCGAAGGGCTTATTCATCTAACAGGTTTATTTGAGAGTGGTACTATAAATTTTAATGGCACTAATTTAGAATATAATTATAATAACTATGAAAAGCTAAAAGAGTGGTATAAAAAAACTTATCTAAAATTAGCAGATATTTATCTAAAAAAAGAGGATGCCAAAAAATTTTTAGATGAGTTTATATATAAGGATAAAAACTATTATCCTTTAAATAAAAATGCCGATTTTTTTGTAAGATATTATTATAAAAGATATAAAGAGATTGGAAATAAAATATATGGAGAGAAAAATGAATCTTGA
- a CDS encoding transporter substrate-binding domain-containing diguanylate cyclase: MFSDTNVTLQLKWKNAFQFAGFYMAKEKGFYKKEGLNVNFKEFNGNDIVDEVLEGKADFGISDFYLVEARLKGKKVVAIMPIFEYSPLAIVSINPNIKSIKDFKNKTLCIPKYYLNTILTELFFIENRIDIKKLKVKNQLFGLNDIKNKKCDLYGIYETDQLYYFKKYHIPYKLFAMKDFGVKIYGDILFTSEKLRYSNPKLVEKFKKASIKGWEYALNHIDETIKVILRKYNTQHFTYEKLKDEALKTKEYISNFKFNLEKINHIKTMTKLSLKLKGDFDLVDFIFSPYIKTQKEANFIKTHKIITANTTKWPPFLMEKDGKLEGIAKDFFDIVKENLFLKTENKILSSYSDVVNYIENKKADITFIATKTPKKENYAIFSIPFSTYQIVIATKKDISFVPDLNFLRNKKIAIGKDYSAYDLLKNFSKLKIVGVEDTKQALLMLEKNKVDVVIDIMPVLAYYISVLNLDNVKISGTTPFKYNASFMIRDDYSILKNMIDRVLEDIPHIKKEKILSNYINVNYQQGYTEKYIKVTYFWFGIVIIILLGIILIIIYQLSKIKKLSKQLETMAFYDKLTNIYNRAKFKNILKEFIEYSKRYKTPLSLIFLDIDYFKKINDNFGHEKGDLVLKEMVKVAKLSLRESDVFGRWGGEEFLILLPNTDINGAKIVAEKIRDAIESHDFDGIKVTVSLGVTQLKEDDTIESFVNRADIALYQAKKEGRNRVVVF, from the coding sequence TTGTTTAGTGATACTAATGTCACATTACAGCTTAAATGGAAAAATGCGTTTCAGTTTGCTGGATTTTATATGGCAAAAGAGAAAGGTTTTTATAAAAAAGAGGGACTTAATGTAAATTTTAAAGAGTTTAATGGAAATGATATAGTAGATGAGGTTTTAGAAGGTAAAGCAGATTTTGGAATAAGTGATTTTTATTTAGTAGAGGCGAGATTAAAAGGAAAAAAAGTAGTGGCTATTATGCCTATTTTTGAATATTCTCCTCTTGCAATTGTAAGTATTAATCCAAATATTAAAAGTATAAAAGATTTTAAAAATAAAACTCTTTGTATTCCAAAATATTATTTAAATACGATCTTAACAGAACTGTTTTTTATAGAAAATAGAATTGATATTAAAAAATTAAAAGTTAAAAATCAACTTTTTGGCCTTAATGATATAAAAAATAAAAAATGCGATTTGTATGGAATATATGAAACAGACCAACTTTATTATTTTAAAAAATACCATATTCCTTATAAACTTTTTGCAATGAAAGATTTTGGTGTTAAGATATATGGAGATATTTTATTTACAAGTGAAAAACTTAGATATTCTAATCCTAAATTAGTAGAAAAATTTAAAAAAGCTTCTATAAAAGGTTGGGAGTATGCTCTAAACCACATAGATGAAACAATAAAAGTAATTTTAAGAAAGTATAATACTCAACATTTTACTTATGAAAAACTAAAAGATGAAGCACTAAAAACCAAAGAGTATATTAGTAATTTTAAATTTAATCTTGAAAAAATTAATCATATAAAGACTATGACAAAACTCTCTTTAAAATTAAAAGGAGATTTTGATTTAGTTGATTTTATTTTTTCTCCTTATATAAAAACACAAAAAGAAGCTAACTTTATAAAAACTCATAAAATTATTACAGCAAATACAACAAAATGGCCTCCATTTTTAATGGAGAAAGATGGTAAGTTAGAAGGAATTGCAAAAGATTTTTTTGATATTGTAAAAGAAAATCTATTTTTAAAAACAGAAAATAAAATACTTTCATCTTACAGTGATGTAGTAAATTATATAGAAAATAAAAAAGCTGATATTACTTTTATTGCAACAAAAACACCTAAAAAAGAAAATTATGCAATTTTTTCGATACCATTTTCCACATATCAAATTGTTATAGCTACTAAAAAAGATATTTCTTTTGTTCCAGATTTAAACTTTTTAAGAAATAAAAAAATTGCAATAGGTAAAGATTATAGTGCTTATGATTTGTTAAAAAACTTTTCTAAATTAAAAATTGTAGGAGTTGAAGATACAAAACAAGCTCTTTTAATGTTAGAAAAAAATAAAGTGGATGTAGTAATTGATATTATGCCTGTTTTAGCTTATTATATTTCTGTTTTAAATTTGGATAATGTAAAGATAAGCGGTACTACTCCATTTAAATATAATGCATCATTTATGATAAGAGATGATTATTCTATATTAAAGAATATGATTGATAGAGTTTTAGAAGATATTCCACATATTAAAAAAGAAAAAATTCTTAGTAATTATATAAATGTTAATTATCAGCAGGGTTATACAGAAAAATATATAAAAGTGACATATTTTTGGTTTGGAATTGTTATTATAATTTTATTGGGTATAATCTTAATTATTATTTATCAATTAAGTAAAATAAAAAAACTTAGTAAGCAACTTGAAACAATGGCATTTTATGACAAGTTAACAAATATTTACAATAGAGCAAAATTCAAAAACATTTTAAAAGAATTTATTGAATATTCAAAACGATATAAAACTCCTCTTAGTTTAATTTTTTTAGATATAGATTATTTTAAAAAAATAAATGATAATTTTGGACATGAAAAAGGAGATTTAGTATTAAAAGAAATGGTAAAAGTTGCAAAATTATCTCTTAGAGAAAGTGATGTGTTTGGAAGATGGGGAGGAGAAGAGTTTTTAATTTTACTTCCAAATACAGATATTAATGGAGCAAAAATAGTAGCTGAGAAAATAAGAGATGCAATTGAATCTCACGATTTTGATGGTATAAAAGTAACAGTTAGTTTAGGAGTTACTCAGTTAAAAGAAGATGATACAATTGAAAGTTTTGTAAATAGAGCTGATATAGCTTTATATCAAGCTAAAAAAGAAGGAAGAAATAGAGTAGTTGTTTTTTAA
- a CDS encoding HdeD family acid-resistance protein — MIITSKIDKEKLKEFSTLSIITGLIMAIAGFLAILNPVAGSLAFVIFLGSLFVASGLVQAYITFKAHTKSIGAWFKVLMLLITGVLLLIWPGSGIAAVAILFAAYFLVDAFASFQMALDLKPLKGWWMPLLNGVLSFILAIVMIIGWPFSAPVTVGIIVGVSFLMDGIVLMYLGFLAKKGAYDS, encoded by the coding sequence ATGATTATCACAAGTAAAATCGACAAAGAAAAATTAAAAGAGTTTAGCACTCTTTCAATTATTACTGGTTTAATTATGGCAATTGCTGGATTTTTAGCTATTTTAAATCCAGTTGCTGGGAGTTTAGCATTTGTAATTTTCTTAGGTTCATTATTTGTTGCAAGTGGTTTAGTTCAAGCTTATATTACATTCAAAGCTCATACCAAATCAATTGGTGCATGGTTTAAAGTACTAATGCTTTTAATTACAGGTGTATTACTTTTAATTTGGCCAGGAAGTGGTATTGCAGCAGTTGCAATTCTCTTTGCAGCATACTTTTTAGTAGATGCTTTTGCTTCATTTCAAATGGCACTTGATTTAAAACCTTTAAAAGGGTGGTGGATGCCACTATTAAATGGTGTTTTAAGCTTTATCTTAGCAATTGTAATGATTATAGGATGGCCATTTAGTGCACCTGTAACAGTTGGTATCATTGTTGGAGTTAGTTTCTTAATGGATGGGATAGTTTTAATGTATCTTGGTTTCTTAGCTAAAAAAGGAGCATATGATAGTTAA